A window from Symphalangus syndactylus isolate Jambi chromosome 22, NHGRI_mSymSyn1-v2.1_pri, whole genome shotgun sequence encodes these proteins:
- the PRAMEF17 gene encoding PRAME family member 17 produces the protein MSLQSPSRLLGLAGQSLLRNQLLTIFTPDQLPREVFPLMFMEAFRMRRFEALKLMVQAWPFVRLPLGSLMKTPHLETLQAVLRGLDTLVAQKVRPRRWKLRVLDLRDVDESFWAIWSGVKVFSCSPEAMSKRQTVEDCPRMGEHQPLKVFIDLCLKESTLDECLSYLCRWIHYRRGLVHLCCSKVQNYSMPTSSFRNLLKRVYPDSIQELEVRRKCCLNKTGKFAPYLSQMSNLRKLLLAFGYGCELHVSGQQQFAPDLDSSFLCLYYPQMLYIRKISNIKEHLEHLLRCLKNSFVTFTFCNAYLADQDMECLSQYPSLGRLKELHLIHIPMWTTNLEPLGVLLEKVAATLEILMLKDCQIQDSQLRVLLPALSHCSQLTTFYFHGNETSTNALKDLLCHTGGLSKLGLELYPAPLECLDNRGHVNWEILAPIRAELMHTLREVRQPKRIFFGPVPCPSCGSWPSERVDFHLCS, from the exons ATGAGCCTCCAGTCCCCATCCAGACTCCTGGGGCTGGCAGGGCAGAGCCTGCTGAGGAACCAGCTCTTGACCATCTTCACCCCGGACCAGCTGCCCAGGGAGGTCTTCCCTCTGATGTTCATGGAGGCCTTCAGGATGAGACGTTTTGAGGCCCTGAAGCTGATGGTGCAGGCCTGGCCCTTCGTCCGCCTCCCCCTGGGATCCCTGATGAAGACACCTCATCTGGAGACCTTGCAAGCTGTCCTGAGGGGACTTGATACACTGGTGGCCCAGAAGGTTCGCCCCAG GAGGTGGAAACTTCGAGTGCTGGATTTGCGGGATGTTGATGAGAGTTTCTGGGCCATATGGTCTGGAGTCAAGGTTTTCTCCTGCTCCCCAGAGGCCATGAGTAAGAGGCAGACAGTGGAGGACTGTCCAAGGATGGGAGAGCACCAGCCCTTGAAGGTGTTCATAGATCTGTGCCTAAAGGAAAGTACGCTGGATGAATGCCTGAGCTACCTCTGCAGGTGGATCCACTACAGAAGAGGTCTAGTGCACCTGTGTTGTAGTAAGGTGCAGAATTACTCAATGCCCACTTCAAGTTTCAgaaatttattgaaaagggtATACCCAGACAGTATCCAGGAGTTGGAAGTTAGGAGAAAATGCTGTCTGAATAAAACAGGAAAGTTTGCCCCTTACCTGAGCCAGATGAGCAATCTTCGCAAACTCCTTTTAGCCTTCGGTTATGGGTGTGAGTTACACGTGAGCGGCCAACAGCAGTTCGCTCCTGACTTGGACTCTTCGTTCCTCTGCCTGTACTACCCCCAGATGCTTTATATAAGAAAGATCAGTAATATCAAAGAGCACCTGGAGCACCTGCTCAG GTGCCTCAAGAACTCCTTTGTGACCTTTACATTCTGTAATGCTTACCTAGCTGATCAGGACATGGAATGTCTGTCTCAGTACCCAAGCCTCGGTCGGCTAAAGGAGCTGCATCTGATTCACATCCCAATGTGGACCACCAATCTTGAGCCCCTTGGAGTTCTGCTAGAGAAAGTTGCTGCTACTCTCGAGATCCTCATGTTAAAGGACTGTCAGATCCAGGACTCCCAACTCAGGGTCCTCCTGCCTgccctgagccactgctcccagctcaccACCTTCTACTTTCATGGAAATGAGACCTCCACAAATGCTCTGAAAGACCTGCTGTGTCACACAGGTGGGCTGAGCAAGTTAGGCCTGGAGTTGTATCCTGCCCCCCTGGAGTGTCTTGACAACAGGGGTCATGTCAATTGGGAGATCCTCGCCCCAATTCGGGCTGAGCTGATGCATACACTCAGGGAAGTCAGGCAGCCCAAGAGGATCTTCTTCGGTCCTGTCCCCTGCCCTTCCTGTGGCTCATGGCCTTCTGAGAGAGTGGACTTCCATCTTTGCTCCTAG